A region from the Vicia villosa cultivar HV-30 ecotype Madison, WI linkage group LG3, Vvil1.0, whole genome shotgun sequence genome encodes:
- the LOC131655834 gene encoding uncharacterized protein LOC131655834 translates to MVSILKFRRANSYGALRHCHFEGRSRTLGGNEKLCRVGLFWDLDNKPPNSIPPYEVANKLRIAAASFGVVRHMVAYANSHTFSIVPRVVRESRKEKELLYSLENKGVIKRNEPHLCRVCGRKFYTNEKLVNHFKQLHEREHAKRVNQIESARGSRKVKLVGKYSMKMDKYKKAARTVLTPKVGYGLADELKRAGFWVQTVLDRPQAADVALQKHMVDMMDHRWVECVVLVSDDSDFVDVIKEAKLRCLKTVVIGDFSSDGVLKRTADTAFSWEEILMGKAKKEAVSVVENWKDRDVLKRLEWTYNPDVDKKKLNLDDTVSEASGDDDIEDICNEIDNDYNDDRGSWWKLDSDDNDVTNG, encoded by the coding sequence atggtttcaaTCCTCAAATTCCGTAGAGCCAATTCATATGGTGCTTTGAGACACTGTCATTTTGAGGGGCGTAGTAGGACTTTGGGTGGAAATGAGAAACTATGTAGGGTAGGGCTTTTCTGGGATTTGGATAACAAACCACCCAATTCAATTCCACCTTATGAAGTTGCCAATAAGCTCAGAATTGCTGCAGCTTCCTTCGGTGTTGTTCGCCATATGGTGGCTTATGCAAATAGCCACACTTTTAGCATTGTCCCTCGTGTTGTTCGGGAGAGTCGGAAAGAGAAAGAATTGTTGTATAGTCTGGAGAATAAGGGTGTGATCAAGCGTAATGAGCCTCATCTCTGTCGTGTTTGCGGGAGAAAATTTTATACGAATGAAAAGCTTGTTAACCATTTCAAGCAGCTGCATGAGCGTGAGCACGCAAAAAGGGTGAATCAGATAGAGTCGGCTAGAGGGAGTAGGAAAGTGAAATTGGTGGGGAAGTATTCTATGAAAATGGACAAGTATAAGAAAGCTGCGAGGACTGTTCTTACTCCGAAAGTTGGGTATGGTTTGGCTGATGAGCTGAAACGGGCGGGGTTTTGGGTTCAAACTGTGTTGGATAGGCCACAAGCTGCAGATGTTGCGCTGCAAAAGCATATGGTGGATATGATGGATCATAGGTGGGTCGAGTGTGTGGTCCTTGTATCAGATGATTCTGATTTTGTGGATGTAATAAAGGAAGCAAAGTTGCGATGTCTCAAGACTGTTGTTATTGGGGATTTTAGTAGTGACGGAGTCTTGAAAAGAACGGCTGATACTGCGTTTTCTTGGGAGGAAATTTTGATGGGGAAGGCTAAGAAGGAGGCTGTATCGGTTGTGGAAAATTGGAAAGATCGTGATGTATTGAAAAGGTTGGAGTGGACATATAACCCGGATGTCGATAAAAAGAAACTTAACCTGGATGATACAGTTTCTGAAGCATCCGGGGATGATGATATTGAAGATATCTGTAATGAAATTGATAATGACTATAACGATGACAGAGGTTCTTGGTGGAAATTAGACTCCGACGATAATGATGTTACAAATGGATAA
- the LOC131661555 gene encoding protein transport protein SEC23 E-like — protein sequence MSEIASTDPEGVDGVRMTWNVWPRSKVEASKCVIPLAATISVIRPHPDIPRLPYAPLRCKTCTSALNPFSRVDFTAKIWICPFCYQRNHFPPHYNAISETNLPGELYPQYTTVEYTIPHADPNPPPSPVFLFLLDTCIIEEEINYLKSALGRAIGLLPDNALVGFVSFGTQVQVYELGFSDMSKVYVFRGSKEIPKDQILEQLGLASSAASGRRPIKGAPFPNSGVSRFLLPASDCEYTLNALLEELQRDQWPVPPGKRPARCTGVALSVASGLLSACVPGTGARIITLVGGPCTEGPGTIVSKDLSDPVRSHKDLDKDAAPYFKKAVKFYDGLAKQLVSQGHVLDVFASALDQVGVAEMKVAVERTGGLVVLSESFGHSVFKDSFKRVFEDGEQSLGLCFNGTLEINCSKEIKIQGIVGPCTSIEKKGPSVADTVIGEGNTTIWKMCGLDKSTCLTVLFDLSSSDRSNTPGAVNPQLYLQFLTSYQGADGQLVLRVTTVTRRWVDSAVSSEELVQGFDQETAAVVMARYASLKMETEETFDATRWLDRFLIRLCSKFGDYRKDDPSSFTLNPSFSLFPQFMFNLRRSQFVQVFNNSPDETAYFRMLLNRENISNAAVMIQPSLISYSFNSLPAPALLDVASIAADRILLLDSYFSVVIFHGMTIAQWRNLGYQNQPEHQAFAQLLRAPQDDAHAVIRDRFPVPRLVVCDQHGSQARFLLAKLNPSATYNNAHEMAAGSDVIFTDDVSLQVFFEHLQRLAVQS from the exons atgTCGGAGATTGCCAGCACAGATCCCGAAGGTGTCGACGGAGTTCGCATGACATGGAACGTCTGGCCACGAAGCAAAGTCGAAGCCAGCAAGTGCGTCATCCCTCTCGCCGCCACCATCTCCGTGATCCGCCCTCATCCCGACATTCCCCGCCTCCCTTACGCCCCTCTCCGATGCAAAACCTGCACCTCCGCCCTCAACCCCTTCTCCCGTGTCGACTTCACCGCCAAGATCTGGATCTGCCCCTTCTGTTATCAGCGCAACCATTTCCCTCCTCATTATAACGCCATCTCTGAAACCAATCTCCCTGGGGAACTTTACCCTCAATACACAACCGTCGAATATACAATTCCGCATGCCGATCCTAATCCTCCTCCTTCCCCTGTTTTTCTCTTCCTCCTTGATACTTGTATCATTGAGGAAGAGATCAATTATCTCAAATCGGCTCTCGGTCGTGCGATCGGGCTTTTGCCTGATAATGCTCTCGTCGGTTTTGTCTCCTTTGGGACTCAGGTTCAGGTTTATGAATTGGGATTCTCTGATATGTCTAAGGTTTATGTCTTTCGCGGTTCCAAAGAGATTCCGAAAGATCAGATTTTGGAACAGCTTGGTCTTGCTTCTTCTGCTGCTTCTGGAAGGAGGCCGATTAAGGGTGCTCCTTTCCCCAATTCTGGTGTTTCACGGTTTTTGTTGCCTGCTTCTGATTGTGAATACACTCTCAATGCG CTTTTAGAAGAATTGCAGAGAGATCAGTGGCCTGTTCCTCCTGGCAAACGTCCCGCTCGCTGCACCGGCGTTGCATTGAGTGTTGCATCTGGATTGCTCAGTGCTTGTGTTCCTGGGACTGGAGCTAGAATCATAACTTTGGTTGGAGGACCATGCACGGAAGGACCCGGCACG ATTGTATCTAAAGATTTATCTGACCCAGTGCGTTCTCATAAAGATCTTGATAAAGATGCAGCGCCTTACTTTAAGAAAGCAGTCAAATTTTATGATGGTCTTGCAAAACAGCTGGTTAGCCAAGGTCATGTTTTAGATGTCTTTGCATCAGCACTTGATCAG GTTGGAGTTGCAGAAATGAAAGTTGCAGTTGAAAGAACTGGTGGCCTTGTTGTCCTGTCTGAAAGTTTTGGTCATTCAGTCTTCAAGGACTCTTTTAAGCGTGTTTTTGAGGACGGGGAGCAATCTCTTGGTCTTTGTTTCAA TGGAACTCTTGAGATAAATTGCTCAAAGGAAATCAAAATTCAGGGAATCGTTGGACCATGCACATCGATAGAGAAG AAAGGGCCTTCTGTTGCTGATACTGTCATAGGAGAGGGGAACACAACAATATGGAAGATGTGTGGTCTTGACAAGAGTACATGCTTGACTGTGTTGTTTGATCTTTCATCAAGTGATCGTTCAAATACTCCAGGTGCTGTCAACCCACAACTGTACCTGCAGTTCCTTACAAG TTACCAGGGGGCAGATGGTCAATTAGTGCTTCGTGTTACAACTGTAACTAGAAGATGGGTAGATAGTGCTGTTAGCTCTGAG GAATTGGTCCAAGGATTTGACCAGGAAACTGCTGCAGTGGTAATGGCTAGATATGCTTCTCTGAAAATGGAGACAGAG GAAACATTTGATGCCACCCGGTGGTTGGATAGGTTCCTCATTCGCCTCTGTTCTAAGTTTGGGGACTACCGCAAGGATGATCCATCATCTTTTACATTAAATCCATCATTTTCTCTTTTCCCCCAGTTTATGTTCAATCTGCGACGCTCACAGTTTGTACAG GTTTTTAACAACAGTCCAGATGAGACTGCATACTTCCGCATGTTGTTAAACCGTGAAAATATTAGTAATGCGGCTGTCATGATTCAGCCATCTCTAATATCATATTCATTTAATTCACTGCCTGCACCAGCTCTGTTGGATGTGGCTTCCATTGCTGCAGACCGGATTCTGTTGCTAGATTCATACTTTAGTGTGGTTATTTTTCATGGGATGACAATAGCTCAATGGCGCAACTTGGGATACCAGAACCAACCAGAACACCAG GCTTTTGCACAACTATTACGAGCTCCACAAGATGATGCCCACGCAGTAATT